The bacterium genome contains the following window.
TTCTCCATCTTTTTAATTCCATCCTACTTGTTAATAGCAGTTCAGCCATTTTTTATTGAGAAATTTAAAATAGCAACAGTGATTCCTAAGCCATTAAAATATGTTCTGATGTTCACACTGGTAATAATCACATTCATCAACTCCTACTCTTTCAATAGTGAAAATATTAACTCGGGACCAACAGAACTTTTAGCATTAGGTGAGTGGTATCAAGCAAATGTTTCACCTGAAATGAAAGGCAAGACTGTTGCTGCAAGGAAAGCACATGTTGCCTACTATCTTGATATGGAATTCAGGTTAATGCCGATGGCAAATTCTTATGACGATTTTATTAATAAATTAAAAGAAAATAACGTCGATTATCTTTATTTTGGAATCGCTGAAGCTGGTTTGAGAAACGAATTTCAATTCCTGATTGATCCAAAAATAAAACATCCGGGTCTTGAAGTAGTTGTTTATTTTAATAATCCGCCATCTGTGTTATACAAAGTGATTAAATAATCTACTTGAAAAAATAGTTTAAAGAGTGCAAAGTTTACTTTGACAATCCCCCGTATTTTGGATAATTTTAGCTTCAATTATTTTACAATTATCAAATGATATTAGATTACATACCAATACTGCTTGTTTTAGGTGTTGCCCTGGTTTTTGGGATTGTAGTAGTGTGGTCATCCACATTAATTGGTCCCCAAAGACCTAACAGTCAAAAGACTTCTACTTACGAAAGCGGAATGCAGCCTGTTGGAACAACTCGACAAAGGATTTCGATAAAATATTATCTGGTTGCAATGTTCTTCATAATTTTTGATCTTGAAGTAATATTTGTTTACCCCTGGGCTGTTCAGTTCAGGCAATTATTTGGTGAGTATGGAATTTCTGTATTCGTTTCTATGTTAGTATTTCTGATAGTCCTTGAACTAGGTTATTTATACGCATATAAAAAAGGTGGATTCAAATGGGATTAGAAGCTTATATAAAAGAAAATGGATTTTTAACCACTCAGCTCAATTCAATTATTGCCTGGGCAAGAAAAAATTCAGTTTGGCCGATGCCGATGGGAATTTCCTGCTGTGCGATTGAAATGATGGCTGTCGGCGATCCAAAATATGATATCGCAAGGTTTGGTTCGGAAGTCATGCGTTTTACTCCACGCCAATGTGATCTTATGATTGTGGCCGGGACAGTGACTTATAAAATGTCTCACGTTGTCAGAAAAATTTATGATCAGATGCCCGATCCAAAATGGGTTATAGCAATGGGCGCTTGCACTTCCTCCGGCGGAATGTATCGTTCTTACTCTGTTGTTCAGGGTATTGACCAGTTTTTACCGGTTGATATTTATTTGGCAGGATGCCCGCCTCGTCCGGATAATCTTCTTCATGCATTAATGATGATTCAGGATAAAATAGGAAAAACAAAAGCATCTCAATTCCATAATATTACCATTGAAGATAAAGGTATCAAAGTCCCTGAGCTAAACGTAATTCAGAACAATTGATTTTTATGAACCTGAAAGAACTAATTCCTCAAAAGCTAAAAGAAAAATTTCCCTCAGTTGAGTTTGAGCTTACAGATTACAGAGATGAACTTACAATTAAGTTTGATAAGAAGTCTGTCGTTGAAATTTGCACATTTCTTAAATCTGACTCTGATCTTGAATTCAGCTGGTGCTCCGATGTTACTGCAATTGATTGGGCTACCCGTAAAAACAGATTTACGGTGGTGTATAATATTTTTTCGATGAAGCATAATTTCAGACTTAGACTTAAAGCTGATGTGGATGAATCTGATTGTACGATTGATACAGTTACCTCCATCTGGAAATCAGCAAACTGGCAGGAGCGTGAGACTTATGATATGTACGGTATCAAGTTCACTAATCATCCTGATTTAAGAAGAATGTATATGCCGGAAGAGTTTGAATATCATCCGTTAAGAAAAGATTTTCCTTTGATGGGCATTCCCGGCTCACTTCCTTTACCAAAGAAATAAATTTTTATGGAACAATTAGAAAAAGAAACTGATCCGAAAATTTTGAAAGCGCTTCTCGCTTCAAGAGAAGATTACACACTTGAAGATGCTCTTGAAAATGAAATGATTCTGAATATGGGTCCGCAGCATCCTGCAACTCATGGAGTACTTAGACTTTTACTAAGACTTGATGGTGAAAGAATCATTGGCTGTGTTCCGGAACTCGGATATCTTCATCGGGGTTACGAGAAGATGGCTGAAAACATGAGTTACTATGAATACATTCCGCATACAGACCGTCTCGATTACATATCTCCAATGGCAAATAATGTCGCTTGGGTTCTGGCAGTAGAAAAGCTTGCAGGTATTGAAGCACCAAAAAGAGCGCAGTACATCAGAATGATGATCGCAGAGCTTGCCAGAATTGCTTCGCATCTTGTTCAGATTGGTTCTTTTGCAATGGATGTTGGCGCTTTGACAGTATTTTTATGGACGTTGCGCGAACGTGAAAAAATTCTTGATATATGGGATATTCTTTGCGGTGCAAGGTTTACAAACAGCTATACCAGAATTGGTGGAGTTGCAAACGATGCACAGCCGGAAGCACTCGCAAAAGTAAAATGGTTCATCGATCAGTTTGAACCAAACTTAGCAGAAGTTGAACAGCTTTTGAACACAAATAAAATTTTCATTGAACGTGTCGATGGTGTTGGAGCCATTTCGAAAGAAGATGCTATCAGTCTTGCATTTTGTGGTCCAAACCTTCGGGCTTGCGGTGTTGAATTTGATCTTAGAAGGAATGTCCCTTATTTATGTTATGATGAAATCGATTTTAAAATTCCGACTTATACTGAAGGCGATTGCCTTGCCAGATATTTCTTACGTCTCGATGAATGCAGAGAGAGTGCAAAGATAGTCAGGCAGGTTCTTGAAAAAATGCCGCAGGGTCCGGTGCACGCAGATATGCCGAAACAGGTTCTTCCGCAAAAAGATGAAATCTATACAAAGATGGAAGAGCTCATTCACGATTTTATGATCGTTAATTTTGGAATCAATCCTCCCGTGGGGGAAATTTATCACGCAATTGAAGGTTCGAAAGGAGAACTTGGATTTTACCTCGTGAGCAAAGGTGAAGGTCATCCCTGGAAGTGTAAAATCCGTTCGCCCAGTTTTAATAATATTCAATCATTGCCCAAATTAGTGATTGGTCATCTTATATCAGATGTTGTTGCTATTATCGGAAGCATTGATCCAATCATGGGTGAAGCAGATAAGTAAGTGGAAATCGCAAATAACAAATTTCAAGTTCCAAATAATATTCAATTCACAATATTCAATTATGAATACAATGATGATTTGAATTTCGAATTTGATTTTTATTTGTTATTTGTTTTTTGATAATTGGAGCTTAACAAGAATGGAATTTAAGTTTACACCAGAAAATCTTCAGAAAGTCGAACTGGAAACCAAAAAATATCCTGTAAAAAAGCCTGCAGTTATGGCTGCTCTTTATATTGCTCAGGAACAGATTGGTTACATTTCTTTCGAAGTGATGAAAGAAGTCGC
Protein-coding sequences here:
- the nuoB gene encoding NADH-quinone oxidoreductase subunit NuoB; the protein is MGLEAYIKENGFLTTQLNSIIAWARKNSVWPMPMGISCCAIEMMAVGDPKYDIARFGSEVMRFTPRQCDLMIVAGTVTYKMSHVVRKIYDQMPDPKWVIAMGACTSSGGMYRSYSVVQGIDQFLPVDIYLAGCPPRPDNLLHALMMIQDKIGKTKASQFHNITIEDKGIKVPELNVIQNN
- the ndhC gene encoding NADH-quinone oxidoreductase subunit A; translated protein: MILDYIPILLVLGVALVFGIVVVWSSTLIGPQRPNSQKTSTYESGMQPVGTTRQRISIKYYLVAMFFIIFDLEVIFVYPWAVQFRQLFGEYGISVFVSMLVFLIVLELGYLYAYKKGGFKWD
- a CDS encoding NADH-quinone oxidoreductase subunit C; the encoded protein is MNLKELIPQKLKEKFPSVEFELTDYRDELTIKFDKKSVVEICTFLKSDSDLEFSWCSDVTAIDWATRKNRFTVVYNIFSMKHNFRLRLKADVDESDCTIDTVTSIWKSANWQERETYDMYGIKFTNHPDLRRMYMPEEFEYHPLRKDFPLMGIPGSLPLPKK
- the nuoD gene encoding NADH dehydrogenase (quinone) subunit D yields the protein MEQLEKETDPKILKALLASREDYTLEDALENEMILNMGPQHPATHGVLRLLLRLDGERIIGCVPELGYLHRGYEKMAENMSYYEYIPHTDRLDYISPMANNVAWVLAVEKLAGIEAPKRAQYIRMMIAELARIASHLVQIGSFAMDVGALTVFLWTLREREKILDIWDILCGARFTNSYTRIGGVANDAQPEALAKVKWFIDQFEPNLAEVEQLLNTNKIFIERVDGVGAISKEDAISLAFCGPNLRACGVEFDLRRNVPYLCYDEIDFKIPTYTEGDCLARYFLRLDECRESAKIVRQVLEKMPQGPVHADMPKQVLPQKDEIYTKMEELIHDFMIVNFGINPPVGEIYHAIEGSKGELGFYLVSKGEGHPWKCKIRSPSFNNIQSLPKLVIGHLISDVVAIIGSIDPIMGEADK